The Linepithema humile isolate Giens D197 chromosome 2, Lhum_UNIL_v1.0, whole genome shotgun sequence genome has a segment encoding these proteins:
- the Nurf-38 gene encoding inorganic pyrophosphatase isoform X2 encodes MSLGMLHVLRCHNLAKLVTPSLFVAASRPVLRQFAASKKLYRNMSYTTIERGALNTTDYRLFFKNELDVPISPMHDIPLYVDEDTKTMHMVVEIPRWTNAKMEICLKETLNPIKQDVKKGKVRFVANCFPHHGYIWNYGALPQTWENPDVLDEATGCKGDNDPIDVLEIGYRVAKRGEVLKVKVLGTVALIDEGETDWKIIVIDVNDPLADQMNDISDVDKHYPGLLKATIEWFKIYKIPDGKPENQFAFNGEAKPRDFALHIIDEVHQHWQNLIKQETPSSGIICSNVTVDGSPFMITADAAKEVLEKAPESVEPQPVEPIVDKWHYVHLK; translated from the exons ATGTCTTTGGGAATGTTGCACGTGTTACGTTGCCATAATTTAGCGAAGCTTGTTACTCCGTCACTGTTCGTAGCGGCAAGCAGGCCGGTTTTAAGACAATTTGCCGCATCTAAGAAACTTTACCGAAACATGTCGTACACAACTATCGAGAGGGGTGCGCTCAACACTACAGATTACAGATTATTTTTCA AAAACGAGCTGGACGTACCAATTTCACCTATGCATGACATTCCACTCTATGTTGACGAAGACACTAAAACAATGCACATGGTTGTTGAAATACCAAGATGGACAAATGCCAAAATGGAAATCTGTCTAAAAGAGACTTTAAATCCTATTAAGCAAGATGTTAAGAAAGGTAAAGTGAGATTTGTTGCTAATTGTTTTCCTCATCATGGATACATATGGAATTATGGTGCTTTGCCACAG acTTGGGAAAATCCTGACGTTTTGGATGAAGCAACAGGCTGCAAAGGAGATAATGATCCTATTGATGTTCTTGAAATAGGTTATAGG GTTGCAAAACGAGGTGAAGTATTGAAAGTAAAAGTGCTTGGAACAGTAGCACTTATTGATGAAG gtgAAACAGATTGGAAGATTATTGTAATTGATGTTAATGATCCTTTGGCGGATCAAATGAATG ATATAAGTGATGTCGATAAGCATTATCCAGGCTTATTAAAAGCCACAATTGAATGgtttaagatatataaaattccgGATGGAAAGCCGGAGAatcaatttgcatttaatgGTGAAGCAAAACCACGAGATTTTGCATTGCATATTATTGATGAAGTACATCAACATtggcaaaatttaattaaacaagaaACTCCGTCCAGTGGAATAATATG TTCTAATGTAACTGTAGATGGTAGTCCTTTTATGATCACCGCAGATGCTGCTAAAGAGGTTTTAGAAAAGGCACCTGAGTCAGTGGAACCTCAACCTGTAGAACCGATAG TTGATAAATGGCATTACGTTCACCTTAAATGA
- the fl(2)d gene encoding pre-mRNA-splicing regulator WTAP isoform X1 — MADECSEVKSAGPSSPRSPQSSSTGGKPSSPHSPRQPRRVKLTQQQLDSLTKDELAVKWHEQDIYVECLEAQAAAQEGELGSLRESENKYRQQYVEASHREKILVRRLASKEQELQEYINQITEMKATQAPSAAALRSALLDPAVNILIQKLRQELITTKGKLEDTQNELSAWKFTPDSNTGKRLMAKCRLLYQENEELGRMIASGRIAKLEGELALQKSFSEEVKKSQSELDEFLQDLDEDVEGMQSTIYFLQQELRKARESVTLLQQENASLKANTNENNLSNGLSPHTPPIKKEEAEETAAPDTKVPKPAEESDMCKDVRTPPLSSPQSELTSVERTERAERILNQADHNDESSSDSAALIIKVENEELSDREEEHEESRNKRILRSKNHSRNSGKSNGEEVLARTTRGRDRTKREKSAASSDDERTHKKKRRESILSLDYNEADDDALVLTNGETLQSDPE, encoded by the exons ATGGCAGATGAATGCAGCGAGGTCAAATCAGCAGGACCATCTTCACCAAGGAGTCCACAGAGCAGCAGCACTGGTGGAAAGCCCAGCAGTCCGCATTCTCCTAGGCAACCAAGACGGGTGAAACTAACTCAGCAACAATTGGACAGCTTGACAAAGGATGAGCTGGCAGTCAAATGGCATGAACAGGATATTTATGTGGAGTGTCTAGAAGCTCAGGCGGCAGCTCAGGAAG GTGAACTAGGTTCATTGAGAGAATCCGAAAACAAGTACAGACAGCAATATGTAGAAGCATCTCACAGGGAAAAAATCTTAGTGAGGAGGCTTGCCTCTAAAGAGCAGGAATTGCAGGAGTATATT aatcaaataACTGAAATGAAAGCCACCCAAGCTCCGTCCGCAGCTGCATTAAGGTCTGCTCTATTAGATCCGGCtgttaatatattgatacagaAATTAAGGCAAGAATTAATAACAACCAAGGGTAAATTAGAGGATACGCAAAATGAACTAAGCGCATGGAAGTTTACCCCTGACAG CAATACAGGGAAAAGATTAATGGCAAAATGTAGATTGTTGTACCAAGAAAATGAAGAACTCGGTCGTATGATTGCCAGTGGACGTATCGCTAAGTTGGAAGGCGAACTCGCTCTACAGAAGAGTTTCAGCGAAGAAGTAAAGAAGTCACAATCAG aattaGACGAATTTCTCCAGGATTTAGACGAAGATGTGGAGGGTATGCAGAGTACCATCTACTTCTTACAGCAAGAATTACGTAAGGCTCGAGAATCTGTCACGCTACTGCAACAGGAGAACGCATCATTGAAGGCGAACACAAACGAGAATAATTTGTCAAACGGCTTATCACCCCATACGCCACCGATCAAAAAGGAGGAAGCGGAAGAAACTGCTGCACCAGATACAAAAGTTCCGAAACCGGCGGAGGAAAGTGACATGTGCAAAGATGTAAGGACTCCACCGTTGTCGTCGCCTCAGAGTGAGCTTACGAGTGTCGAAAGAACAGAACGTGCAGAAAGAATACTTAATCAGGCCGATCATAATGACGAGAGTTCTAGCGATTCCGCGgcattaattattaaggtCGAGAACGAGGAGCTTAGTGATAGAGAGGAGGAGCACGAGGAGAGTCGGAACAAACGAATATTGAGGAGTAAAAATCACAGCAGGAATAGTGGTAAATCGAACGGGGAAGAGGTACTCGCGCGAACTACGCGGGGTAGGGATAggacaaagagagagaaaagtgcAGCCAGTAGTGATGATGAAAGGACGCACAAGAAGAAACGAAGGGAAAGTATTCTTTCTCTCGATTATAACGAGGCCGATGATGACGCGTTGGTTTTAACTAATGGCGAGACTCTGCAGAGTGATCCAGAATGA
- the Nurf-38 gene encoding inorganic pyrophosphatase isoform X1, with amino-acid sequence MSLGMLHVLRCHNLAKLVTPSLFVAASRPVLRQFAASKKLYRNMSYTTIERGALNTTDYRLFFKNELDVPISPMHDIPLYVDEDTKTMHMVVEIPRWTNAKMEICLKETLNPIKQDVKKGKVRFVANCFPHHGYIWNYGALPQTWENPDVLDEATGCKGDNDPIDVLEIGYRVAKRGEVLKVKVLGTVALIDEGETDWKIIVIDVNDPLADQMNDISDVDKHYPGLLKATIEWFKIYKIPDGKPENQFAFNGEAKPRDFALHIIDEVHQHWQNLIKQETPSSGIICSNVTVDGSPFMITADAAKEVLEKAPESVEPQPVEPIVDKCYFIHPKL; translated from the exons ATGTCTTTGGGAATGTTGCACGTGTTACGTTGCCATAATTTAGCGAAGCTTGTTACTCCGTCACTGTTCGTAGCGGCAAGCAGGCCGGTTTTAAGACAATTTGCCGCATCTAAGAAACTTTACCGAAACATGTCGTACACAACTATCGAGAGGGGTGCGCTCAACACTACAGATTACAGATTATTTTTCA AAAACGAGCTGGACGTACCAATTTCACCTATGCATGACATTCCACTCTATGTTGACGAAGACACTAAAACAATGCACATGGTTGTTGAAATACCAAGATGGACAAATGCCAAAATGGAAATCTGTCTAAAAGAGACTTTAAATCCTATTAAGCAAGATGTTAAGAAAGGTAAAGTGAGATTTGTTGCTAATTGTTTTCCTCATCATGGATACATATGGAATTATGGTGCTTTGCCACAG acTTGGGAAAATCCTGACGTTTTGGATGAAGCAACAGGCTGCAAAGGAGATAATGATCCTATTGATGTTCTTGAAATAGGTTATAGG GTTGCAAAACGAGGTGAAGTATTGAAAGTAAAAGTGCTTGGAACAGTAGCACTTATTGATGAAG gtgAAACAGATTGGAAGATTATTGTAATTGATGTTAATGATCCTTTGGCGGATCAAATGAATG ATATAAGTGATGTCGATAAGCATTATCCAGGCTTATTAAAAGCCACAATTGAATGgtttaagatatataaaattccgGATGGAAAGCCGGAGAatcaatttgcatttaatgGTGAAGCAAAACCACGAGATTTTGCATTGCATATTATTGATGAAGTACATCAACATtggcaaaatttaattaaacaagaaACTCCGTCCAGTGGAATAATATG TTCTAATGTAACTGTAGATGGTAGTCCTTTTATGATCACCGCAGATGCTGCTAAAGAGGTTTTAGAAAAGGCACCTGAGTCAGTGGAACCTCAACCTGTAGAACCGATAG TTGACAAGTGTTACTTCATACATCCCAAACTGTAA
- the fl(2)d gene encoding pre-mRNA-splicing regulator female-lethal(2)D isoform X2 gives MSDTNFKSKTCELSPASVSVQHLCLQQYTLDSCGRKVTSTLGLGGSTENLANGTSQRLQNQSELGSLRESENKYRQQYVEASHREKILVRRLASKEQELQEYINQITEMKATQAPSAAALRSALLDPAVNILIQKLRQELITTKGKLEDTQNELSAWKFTPDSNTGKRLMAKCRLLYQENEELGRMIASGRIAKLEGELALQKSFSEEVKKSQSELDEFLQDLDEDVEGMQSTIYFLQQELRKARESVTLLQQENASLKANTNENNLSNGLSPHTPPIKKEEAEETAAPDTKVPKPAEESDMCKDVRTPPLSSPQSELTSVERTERAERILNQADHNDESSSDSAALIIKVENEELSDREEEHEESRNKRILRSKNHSRNSGKSNGEEVLARTTRGRDRTKREKSAASSDDERTHKKKRRESILSLDYNEADDDALVLTNGETLQSDPE, from the exons ATGTCAGATACGAATTTCAAAAGTAAAACCTGTGAGTTAAGCCCGGCCAGCGTTTCAGTACAACATCTGTGCCTGCAACAGTACACGCTTGATTCTTGTGGAAGAAAAGTAACATCCACTCTTGGTCTCGGTGGAAGTACAGAGAATCTCGCAAATGGCACGTCGCAACGACTTCAAAATCAAA GTGAACTAGGTTCATTGAGAGAATCCGAAAACAAGTACAGACAGCAATATGTAGAAGCATCTCACAGGGAAAAAATCTTAGTGAGGAGGCTTGCCTCTAAAGAGCAGGAATTGCAGGAGTATATT aatcaaataACTGAAATGAAAGCCACCCAAGCTCCGTCCGCAGCTGCATTAAGGTCTGCTCTATTAGATCCGGCtgttaatatattgatacagaAATTAAGGCAAGAATTAATAACAACCAAGGGTAAATTAGAGGATACGCAAAATGAACTAAGCGCATGGAAGTTTACCCCTGACAG CAATACAGGGAAAAGATTAATGGCAAAATGTAGATTGTTGTACCAAGAAAATGAAGAACTCGGTCGTATGATTGCCAGTGGACGTATCGCTAAGTTGGAAGGCGAACTCGCTCTACAGAAGAGTTTCAGCGAAGAAGTAAAGAAGTCACAATCAG aattaGACGAATTTCTCCAGGATTTAGACGAAGATGTGGAGGGTATGCAGAGTACCATCTACTTCTTACAGCAAGAATTACGTAAGGCTCGAGAATCTGTCACGCTACTGCAACAGGAGAACGCATCATTGAAGGCGAACACAAACGAGAATAATTTGTCAAACGGCTTATCACCCCATACGCCACCGATCAAAAAGGAGGAAGCGGAAGAAACTGCTGCACCAGATACAAAAGTTCCGAAACCGGCGGAGGAAAGTGACATGTGCAAAGATGTAAGGACTCCACCGTTGTCGTCGCCTCAGAGTGAGCTTACGAGTGTCGAAAGAACAGAACGTGCAGAAAGAATACTTAATCAGGCCGATCATAATGACGAGAGTTCTAGCGATTCCGCGgcattaattattaaggtCGAGAACGAGGAGCTTAGTGATAGAGAGGAGGAGCACGAGGAGAGTCGGAACAAACGAATATTGAGGAGTAAAAATCACAGCAGGAATAGTGGTAAATCGAACGGGGAAGAGGTACTCGCGCGAACTACGCGGGGTAGGGATAggacaaagagagagaaaagtgcAGCCAGTAGTGATGATGAAAGGACGCACAAGAAGAAACGAAGGGAAAGTATTCTTTCTCTCGATTATAACGAGGCCGATGATGACGCGTTGGTTTTAACTAATGGCGAGACTCTGCAGAGTGATCCAGAATGA
- the Sod2 gene encoding superoxide dismutase [Mn], mitochondrial — protein sequence MFAARRLLVSNTIKDVFARSKHTLPELPYDYKALEPIISAEIMQLHHSKHHATYVNNLNIAEEKLKEAVVKGDVSTQIALSPAIKFNGGGHLNHSIFWCNLSPNCSDPDATLVKQIEKDFGSLEELKKRLSETTVAIQGSGWGWLGYDQKAKSLRIATCANQDPLQATTGLVPLFGIDVWEHAYYLQYKNVRPDYVKAIFDIVNWKDVNARFKSASGC from the exons atGTTTGCAGCAAGGCGTCTTCTAGTCTCCAATACAAT caAGGATGTGTTTGCAAGATCAAAGCACACACTTCCGGAGCTGCCTTATGATTATAAGGCTTTGGAACCAATTATATCCGCAGAAATCATGCAGCTTCATCATTCCAAGCATCACGCAACTTATGTTAATAATCTGAATATCGCTGAGGAGAAGTTAAAGGAGGCAGTTGTAAAAGGTGACGTCAGTACACAGATTGCTCTGAGTCCAGCCATCAAGTTCAACGGTGGTGGTCATCTTAATCATTCAATCTTCTGGTGCAATCTTTCACCCAATTGCAGTGATCCTGATg ctaCCCTTGTGAAGCAAATCGAAAAAGACTTTGGCAGCTTGGAGGAACTGAAAAAACGCTTATCCGAGACAACCGTAGCGATTCAGGGCTCTGGTTGGGGCTGGCTTGGATATGATCAGAAAGCAAAGTCGCTTAGAATAGCGACCTGCGCAAATCAGGATCCGCTGCAGGCCACAACTGGTCTTGTGCCTCTTTTCGGCATTGATGTATGGGAACATGCCTactatttgcaatataaaaacgtACGACCCGATTATGTGAAAGCAATCTTTGACATTGTTAATTGGAAGGATGTAAACGCGCGCTTTAAAAGTGCCTCCGGCTGCTAA